In the Leptospira sp. WS4.C2 genome, one interval contains:
- a CDS encoding chemotaxis response regulator protein-glutamate methylesterase, with the protein MKKHTVIVVDDQKSVRGMIKRWIESDPNWEVIGEAANPYEARDLIVEKQPEVMTLDVHMPGMDGIVFLKKLLPQYPMPVIMFSSSTTEGAYITLEALEAGAFDYVTKPIGTPESLVEAKEDLLSKLYESLNFNATKLSYPSKLQTSSPNKLNTKTIFKRKFILIGSSTGGTTALRKLLNDVDETFPPILIAQHMPENFTSLFAQRLNSDLKIQVKEAKDKEILQAGHAYIAPGNYHLGIQKIGSEYYTRISQTDKKNGHRPSVDVLFESATEQDIAGMSIGIILTGMGNDGASGLLKLKKQGCITIGQNKETCVVYGMPKAAYELGAIIHQVPLNEIVDTIKDVAYL; encoded by the coding sequence ATGAAAAAACACACTGTAATTGTAGTCGATGACCAAAAATCCGTAAGGGGTATGATCAAACGTTGGATTGAGTCAGATCCAAACTGGGAAGTGATTGGCGAAGCGGCCAATCCTTATGAAGCAAGGGATTTGATTGTCGAAAAACAACCAGAGGTGATGACTTTAGATGTTCATATGCCTGGTATGGATGGGATTGTTTTCTTAAAAAAACTTCTTCCACAATATCCGATGCCTGTCATCATGTTTAGTTCTTCCACAACAGAAGGCGCATACATTACTCTAGAGGCCTTGGAAGCAGGTGCTTTTGACTATGTAACCAAACCTATTGGTACCCCCGAAAGTTTAGTAGAAGCAAAAGAAGATTTACTTTCCAAACTTTATGAAAGCCTAAATTTCAATGCCACAAAATTAAGTTACCCTTCGAAATTACAAACTTCATCACCGAACAAATTAAATACAAAAACTATATTCAAACGAAAATTCATTTTGATTGGATCCTCAACAGGAGGAACAACCGCTTTACGAAAATTATTGAATGATGTGGATGAAACTTTTCCTCCCATCCTTATCGCACAACATATGCCAGAAAACTTCACTTCATTATTTGCACAAAGACTCAACTCAGATCTCAAAATTCAAGTGAAAGAAGCTAAAGATAAAGAAATATTACAAGCCGGCCATGCCTACATTGCACCGGGGAACTACCATTTAGGAATTCAAAAAATAGGCTCAGAATATTATACCCGAATTTCCCAAACTGATAAAAAAAATGGGCATAGACCTTCCGTGGATGTATTATTTGAATCTGCCACCGAACAAGATATAGCCGGCATGAGCATAGGAATTATTCTCACTGGGATGGGAAACGATGGGGCATCGGGACTTTTGAAACTAAAAAAACAAGGTTGTATCACTATTGGTCAAAACAAAGAAACCTGCGTAGTGTATGGAATGCCTAAAGCTGCTTATGAACTAGGAGCTATCATACATCAAGTTCCCCTAAACGAGATAGTAGACACAATAAAGGATGTTGCGTATTTATGA
- a CDS encoding chemotaxis protein CheA codes for MERDDVLEYLLEARETLENIEKDLLHFEKSTLDGSLVNRDLLDTLFRHFHTIKGSSGFFGLTAIVKMAHAAENLLDYLRKNPEDQDEDTLELLITALDYLKELVEHEESSPSGGDFFSEEQIQFLNKLNQKNESIRVLHTQIQEDLHSQDAGSEFGLFVDNIKTENLKEEFGLFVDIKEPTTPKEFGLFAKDSSPTDEEFGLFQKPDENLSKDRTQKTEENLKTDKKTIIKKDIRIDTDKLDSLLDIVGEIVITEPMVTDHQDISKLKLDNFHKTALQLKKLIRNLQEITLSLRMVPIAGIFSRMERLVRDTAKKTGKQVKLIIAGEDTEIDKSIIEEMYDPLVHIIRNAIDHGLETPEERKEAGKQPQGTIQLTATQSGKEVWIEVRDDGKGLSRERILNKAISLGLIGHSESETLEDKDIWEFLFHPGFSTAKEVTDLSGRGVGLDVVRKNVTTLKGFVDVFSVIGQGTTFLIRVPLTLAIIEGLVVRKAETYFILPSIDVKESMYLSNEPINELYKNNHSIQYRTNQISLVDINLLFGKDSDLNDQRTLKEKYVIVTESHEKQMGIVFDEIVGSQSIVIKPISPIFKNINGLAGCTILGNGHAGLILDVRKLISQHLSSVTI; via the coding sequence ATGGAAAGAGATGATGTATTAGAATACTTATTAGAAGCGCGAGAAACACTTGAAAACATCGAAAAAGATTTGCTTCATTTCGAAAAATCAACGTTAGATGGTAGCCTAGTAAACAGAGACCTACTTGATACCTTATTCCGACATTTTCATACAATCAAAGGAAGTTCAGGTTTTTTTGGGCTTACTGCCATCGTCAAAATGGCTCATGCAGCAGAAAATCTTCTAGATTACTTACGGAAAAATCCAGAGGACCAAGATGAGGATACACTAGAGTTATTAATCACTGCCCTTGATTACCTAAAGGAACTAGTAGAACACGAAGAATCTTCACCATCGGGTGGCGATTTTTTCTCTGAAGAACAAATTCAATTTCTAAATAAATTAAATCAAAAAAACGAGTCCATACGAGTTCTGCATACACAAATCCAAGAAGATTTGCACTCCCAAGATGCAGGTTCTGAATTTGGATTGTTCGTTGATAACATAAAGACTGAAAATCTTAAAGAAGAATTTGGTTTGTTTGTAGATATAAAAGAACCCACAACGCCAAAAGAATTTGGTCTTTTTGCAAAGGACTCCTCTCCAACAGACGAAGAATTCGGATTGTTCCAAAAACCTGATGAAAATTTATCAAAAGACAGGACTCAAAAAACAGAAGAGAATTTAAAAACCGATAAAAAAACGATCATAAAAAAAGACATACGTATTGATACTGATAAGTTAGATTCCTTACTTGATATCGTTGGAGAAATTGTTATTACAGAACCGATGGTAACAGACCATCAAGACATTAGCAAACTTAAGTTAGATAATTTCCACAAAACTGCACTACAATTAAAGAAATTAATTCGAAACCTACAAGAAATTACACTTAGTCTTCGAATGGTCCCCATAGCAGGAATTTTTTCTCGAATGGAACGCCTTGTGAGAGATACTGCAAAAAAAACGGGAAAACAAGTAAAACTCATTATTGCCGGGGAAGACACTGAAATTGATAAGTCAATCATCGAAGAAATGTATGATCCACTGGTCCATATCATCCGAAATGCCATTGACCATGGTTTAGAAACTCCCGAGGAAAGAAAAGAAGCAGGAAAACAACCTCAAGGAACCATCCAACTAACAGCGACACAATCGGGAAAAGAGGTTTGGATTGAAGTGCGTGATGATGGAAAAGGACTCAGTCGAGAAAGAATATTAAATAAAGCAATCTCTCTTGGACTCATTGGTCATTCAGAATCGGAAACACTTGAAGATAAAGATATTTGGGAATTTCTATTCCATCCAGGATTTTCTACAGCAAAAGAAGTCACAGATCTCTCAGGAAGAGGAGTTGGATTAGATGTTGTTAGAAAGAATGTTACAACACTAAAAGGTTTTGTAGATGTATTTTCTGTTATTGGACAAGGAACTACTTTTCTCATTCGAGTGCCATTGACTTTAGCCATCATAGAAGGACTTGTCGTTCGAAAAGCAGAAACATATTTCATTCTACCATCTATCGATGTAAAAGAATCGATGTATCTTTCGAATGAACCAATCAACGAATTATATAAAAACAACCATAGTATACAGTATAGAACCAATCAAATTTCTCTTGTTGATATCAATTTGTTATTTGGAAAAGATTCTGATTTAAACGATCAGAGAACCTTAAAAGAAAAATACGTCATCGTCACGGAGTCACACGAAAAACAAATGGGGATTGTTTTTGATGAAATTGTTGGCAGTCAATCGATCGTGATCAAACCGATTTCACCTATTTTTAAAAACATCAACGGACTAGCTGGTTGTACCATTTTAGGGAATGGTCATGCAGGTTTAATTCTAGATGTAAGAAAATTGATCAGCCAACATCTCTCCTCGGTTACAATATGA
- a CDS encoding chemotaxis protein CheW, which produces MSQNLKSWDLDTDEDTMKDLYLCFSLEERDYAFEVRHLTEILALPAITTIPGTAPFLKGVINIRGKIIPVMDVRLRFDMTFKPYHERTCVLLVELDGLPLGLIVDTVNDVLRIPQENIDLAPKIGESKSSRFIYATGRVGDTVKILINLQKLLTQEETHLIKDIPGN; this is translated from the coding sequence ATGAGTCAAAATTTAAAATCATGGGATTTAGATACAGACGAAGATACCATGAAAGATTTGTATCTTTGTTTTAGCCTAGAGGAAAGGGACTACGCGTTTGAAGTTCGCCATCTAACAGAAATTTTAGCACTTCCTGCGATCACAACAATTCCAGGGACAGCGCCATTTTTGAAAGGGGTCATCAACATCAGAGGAAAGATTATACCCGTAATGGATGTTCGATTACGATTTGACATGACCTTTAAACCTTATCACGAAAGGACCTGTGTTTTGTTGGTTGAATTAGATGGATTACCCCTCGGATTAATTGTTGATACAGTAAATGATGTTTTAAGAATCCCTCAAGAAAATATTGATTTAGCGCCAAAGATTGGCGAATCCAAATCTTCCAGATTTATTTATGCAACGGGGAGAGTGGGAGATACAGTAAAGATCCTTATCAACTTGCAAAAGTTACTCACACAAGAAGAAACACATTTGATTAAGGATATTCCGGGAAACTAA
- a CDS encoding methyl-accepting chemotaxis protein — translation MKWIHDLKIRVKLLLAFMVTILLMIVVAGASFYSARQILASLHTVFEDRVVPISQIKEVSDAYLIGIIDSANKVRAKKITVEEALESIRESETKADAVWKVYLGTYLVPEEKAIIDQMEKEFPPLKAGVKQLRILLETRNEAELEKFVTVDMYPIFEPLTHHLDDLIRVQLKVAKEEYHKSEAQFKSSLVIVSGVVILAFIMVFVIAIFFSDSIAAPMKKIVEVAQTVSIGDLDVDLDTKHKKSANAKNLEGNEIQQLSQAFMELVSFIKERAEHLERIANSDLSSDVTLKSERDQLGLSLRRMLINLSDVVEKLYFTSQEVDLGAQQLADASTSLSEAASEQASAVEEISATLTEIGNSFLANAENAERMTDFSESTAKQAIEGNSKMKDLVSAMGEISNSFDQISKINKVINDIAFQTNILALNAAVEAARAGQHGKGFAVVAEEVRNLAQKSANAADETTLLIESSMKKVKLGNEATEKTAEVLGKISESAENVSSLTKDLALSIHEQKSAVLQITQGIDQVTTVTSTTAASAEEVAASSETLKRQVEIMRSVIMGFKLKEEGSKSTALTRVERPRIIL, via the coding sequence CAAAGAAGTATCCGATGCCTATCTCATTGGAATTATAGATTCAGCGAATAAGGTTCGAGCCAAAAAAATCACTGTCGAGGAAGCACTCGAGTCCATACGCGAATCCGAAACCAAAGCAGATGCCGTTTGGAAAGTATACTTAGGAACCTATCTTGTTCCTGAAGAAAAAGCGATCATTGATCAGATGGAAAAGGAATTTCCTCCACTGAAAGCTGGTGTCAAACAACTTCGCATATTACTAGAAACCAGAAACGAAGCGGAATTAGAAAAGTTTGTCACTGTGGATATGTATCCTATCTTCGAACCCCTCACTCATCACTTGGATGATCTGATCCGTGTACAACTTAAGGTTGCAAAAGAAGAATATCATAAATCAGAAGCACAATTCAAAAGTTCCTTAGTCATTGTTTCTGGTGTTGTTATCCTCGCTTTCATTATGGTCTTTGTCATCGCCATCTTCTTCTCTGATTCAATAGCCGCTCCAATGAAAAAAATTGTGGAAGTTGCACAAACAGTCTCTATCGGTGATCTGGATGTAGACTTAGATACGAAACATAAAAAATCAGCTAATGCAAAAAACCTAGAAGGGAATGAAATTCAACAACTTTCACAAGCCTTCATGGAACTAGTTTCATTTATTAAAGAAAGAGCCGAACATTTAGAACGGATTGCAAATTCTGATCTCAGTTCTGATGTTACTCTTAAATCGGAACGCGACCAATTAGGTTTAAGCCTACGTCGCATGCTGATAAACCTTTCAGACGTAGTTGAAAAATTATATTTCACTTCTCAGGAAGTAGATTTAGGTGCTCAACAATTGGCCGATGCCAGTACATCTTTGTCTGAAGCTGCTAGTGAACAAGCAAGCGCTGTTGAGGAAATTTCGGCAACACTCACAGAGATCGGTAACAGTTTTCTTGCAAATGCTGAAAATGCTGAAAGAATGACTGATTTTTCAGAATCAACCGCCAAACAAGCGATTGAGGGAAACTCAAAGATGAAAGATTTAGTCTCTGCAATGGGAGAAATCAGTAATTCCTTTGATCAAATTTCAAAAATTAATAAAGTCATTAACGACATCGCTTTCCAAACCAATATTTTAGCACTCAACGCTGCTGTAGAAGCAGCTAGGGCTGGACAACATGGAAAAGGATTTGCAGTTGTTGCAGAAGAAGTAAGAAACTTAGCTCAAAAAAGTGCAAATGCAGCCGATGAAACTACCCTCCTTATTGAATCTTCTATGAAAAAGGTAAAACTCGGAAACGAAGCCACAGAAAAAACTGCGGAAGTCCTTGGAAAAATCTCAGAGAGTGCAGAGAACGTTAGTAGTCTAACAAAAGACTTAGCACTTTCCATCCATGAACAAAAGTCCGCTGTCCTACAAATCACACAAGGAATAGATCAGGTAACAACTGTTACATCTACAACAGCTGCCTCCGCAGAAGAAGTGGCAGCCTCAAGTGAAACCCTGAAGCGCCAAGTGGAGATCATGCGTTCAGTCATCATGGGATTCAAACTTAAAGAGGAAGGTTCTAAATCAACCGCCCTCACTCGGGTTGAAAGACCAAGAATTATTTTGTAG